In a single window of the Alphaproteobacteria bacterium LSUCC0684 genome:
- a CDS encoding DUF1674 domain-containing protein yields the protein MRLYTFAPELLSSVMTPLSGRRNHPSGETGNIGQITLKKARMLAFCPALAHILPMIRSNPDTPDFQFDDEGLPPPSTPAPDPAEAEPNEHGGRKGPEPTRFGDWEKGGRCTDF from the coding sequence ATGAGGCTGTATACCTTTGCCCCGGAGCTCTTGTCCAGCGTCATGACCCCCCTTTCGGGGCGCCGCAACCACCCCTCGGGCGAGACCGGAAATATAGGGCAGATCACCTTGAAAAAGGCCCGCATGCTTGCCTTTTGCCCCGCCCTTGCCCATATTCTTCCCATGATCCGAAGCAACCCTGACACACCCGATTTTCAGTTTGATGATGAAGGCCTGCCGCCGCCATCGACTCCTGCCCCTGATCCAGCCGAGGCAGAACCGAACGAACATGGGGGGCGCAAGGGGCCCGAGCCCACCCGTTTCGGCGATTGGGAAAAGGGCGGGCGATGCACGGATTTCTGA
- a CDS encoding virulence factor — translation MASITVIYWRDIPAQVVAEEGRGRNRQQAKVEMPRRFALAIDEAAMRDGADSTDDYLAEWRKAEPEPCEGDLDVAAKARAAELDRQYDQKMLAELVANGGKADA, via the coding sequence ATGGCCAGTATTACCGTTATCTACTGGCGGGACATCCCGGCCCAGGTGGTTGCCGAAGAAGGACGCGGACGCAATCGCCAGCAGGCGAAGGTGGAAATGCCACGCCGATTTGCTCTTGCGATTGACGAGGCCGCCATGCGCGACGGCGCGGACAGCACCGATGATTATCTCGCCGAATGGCGCAAGGCCGAACCTGAGCCATGTGAAGGTGATCTTGATGTCGCGGCCAAGGCCAGAGCGGCGGAACTCGACCGGCAATATGATCAGAAGATGCTGGCAGAGCTTGTTGCAAATGGCGGCAAAGCCGACGCCTGA
- the dusA gene encoding tRNA dihydrouridine(20/20a) synthase DusA: MNLANAQHHRLAVAPMMDWTDRHCRVFHRMLAPSAMLYTEMVTADAILHGDRDRLLCGHHQEAGDAVVLQLGGADPEALAAAIRLARPYGYMEYNLNVGCPSDRVKSGRFGACLMAEPALVAALTAAMIDAAEGRPVSVKCRIGIDDMDPEEGLDRFIETVASSGVRHFIIHARKAWLNGLSPKENRTIPPLDYDRVARLAKSFPELSFSLNGGITRADAARDLGEGFAGVMIGRAAYQTPHELALMAAAIQGDGRADRFAIARAMADYAEMEQEKGTRLIAISRHMLGLMSGLPGARAWRRTLSEDAREETADAGVIREATDRLEARIHAQQDAA, encoded by the coding sequence ATGAACCTTGCCAACGCCCAGCATCACAGATTAGCCGTCGCGCCGATGATGGACTGGACGGACAGGCATTGCCGCGTCTTTCACCGGATGCTGGCGCCATCGGCCATGCTTTACACCGAAATGGTGACCGCCGACGCCATCCTCCATGGTGATCGTGATCGCCTGCTCTGCGGCCATCATCAGGAGGCAGGTGATGCGGTGGTCCTGCAACTTGGCGGCGCGGATCCCGAAGCGCTTGCCGCCGCCATCAGACTGGCCCGGCCTTACGGGTATATGGAATACAATCTCAATGTCGGCTGTCCATCCGACCGGGTGAAATCCGGACGTTTCGGCGCCTGCCTGATGGCTGAACCTGCGCTGGTTGCGGCCTTGACCGCGGCCATGATCGACGCGGCAGAAGGCCGGCCGGTGAGCGTCAAATGCCGGATCGGCATTGACGACATGGACCCCGAAGAGGGGCTGGACCGATTTATCGAAACCGTGGCGTCGAGCGGTGTTCGCCATTTCATCATCCACGCGCGCAAAGCCTGGTTGAACGGTCTCAGCCCCAAGGAAAACCGGACAATACCGCCGCTCGATTACGATCGCGTCGCCCGCCTTGCCAAAAGCTTTCCTGAACTCAGTTTCTCGCTTAATGGCGGAATTACCAGAGCCGATGCGGCGCGCGACCTCGGCGAAGGTTTTGCCGGGGTGATGATCGGCCGCGCCGCCTACCAGACGCCGCATGAACTCGCCCTCATGGCAGCGGCGATACAGGGCGATGGCAGGGCCGATCGTTTTGCCATCGCCCGGGCCATGGCGGATTATGCCGAAATGGAACAGGAAAAGGGCACCCGCCTGATTGCGATCAGCCGCCATATGCTGGGGCTGATGTCAGGCTTGCCGGGGGCACGGGCCTGGCGCCGCACCCTTTCCGAAGACGCCCGCGAGGAGACCGCGGATGCGGGGGTGATCCGTGAGGCAACCGACCGGCTTGAAGCCAGAATTCACGCGCAACAGGATGCCGCCTAG
- a CDS encoding corrinoid protein, which translates to MADEDDIILSELDDDELVQQIHDDLYDGLQDEVVEAVNIFLERGWEPYRVLTEALVEGMTIVGIDFRDGILFVPEVLMAANAMKAGMVILRPLLAETGAPQQGKMVIGTVKGDIHDIGKNLVSMMMEGAGFEVIDLGINNPVENYIEALEKHKPDILGMSALLTTTMPYMKVVIDALVEKGMRDDFIILVGGAPLNEAFADSIGADAYCRDAAVAVEMAKSMVAERNAA; encoded by the coding sequence ATGGCAGACGAAGACGATATCATCCTGTCCGAACTTGATGATGATGAACTCGTTCAGCAGATCCATGATGATCTCTATGACGGACTTCAGGACGAGGTTGTTGAAGCGGTCAATATCTTCCTTGAGCGCGGCTGGGAGCCATATCGCGTTCTGACCGAAGCGCTGGTGGAAGGCATGACCATCGTCGGGATTGATTTCCGCGACGGTATTCTCTTCGTCCCTGAAGTGCTGATGGCGGCCAATGCGATGAAAGCCGGCATGGTTATCCTGCGGCCGCTGCTGGCGGAGACAGGTGCACCGCAGCAGGGCAAGATGGTGATCGGTACCGTGAAGGGCGATATCCACGATATCGGCAAGAACCTTGTTTCCATGATGATGGAAGGGGCAGGGTTCGAGGTGATCGATCTCGGGATCAACAACCCGGTTGAAAACTATATCGAGGCGCTTGAAAAACATAAGCCTGATATTCTCGGCATGTCGGCGCTGCTGACAACCACCATGCCCTATATGAAAGTCGTGATCGATGCGCTGGTCGAAAAAGGCATGCGCGATGATTTCATCATTCTGGTGGGTGGCGCCCCGCTTAATGAGGCGTTTGCGGATTCCATCGGGGCTGATGCCTATTGCCGTGATGCCGCGGTTGCGGTCGAGATGGCAAAATCCATGGTCGCCGAACGTAACGCTGCCTGA
- a CDS encoding methyltetrahydrofolate cobalamin methyltransferase produces MTQTKISSDKKEIIIGFEQPFCIIGERINPTGRKLLAAEMAEGDYSRVVSDAVAQVEAGATMLDVNAGIPMADEPRILAECIQLVQNTVDVPLAIDSSIVEALEAGLSVYKGKPLVNSVTGEEERLEVVLPLVKKYNAAVVAISNDETGISEDPNVRYEVARKIVERAEDFGIPREDVVVDPLIMPVGAINLAGRSALDLIRRLREELKVNTTCGASNISFGLPNRHGMNAAFLSMAVGAGMTSAIMNPLHAEEMSAIMGADVMMGADPECRRWIKKYREPVAEGAGRAGRETRRRRRA; encoded by the coding sequence ATGACCCAGACCAAAATTTCATCCGACAAGAAGGAAATCATCATCGGGTTTGAACAGCCGTTTTGCATCATCGGCGAGCGCATCAACCCGACCGGTCGCAAGCTTCTGGCCGCCGAGATGGCCGAAGGCGATTACAGCCGGGTTGTATCCGATGCGGTTGCCCAGGTTGAGGCCGGTGCCACCATGCTTGACGTGAATGCCGGCATCCCCATGGCGGATGAGCCGCGGATTCTGGCGGAATGCATCCAGCTGGTCCAGAACACGGTTGATGTCCCGCTGGCGATTGACAGTTCCATCGTCGAGGCGCTTGAGGCCGGTCTTTCCGTCTATAAGGGCAAGCCGCTGGTGAACTCGGTCACCGGCGAGGAAGAGCGGCTTGAAGTCGTCCTGCCGCTGGTGAAGAAATACAACGCCGCCGTGGTGGCGATCTCGAATGATGAAACCGGCATTTCCGAAGACCCGAATGTCCGTTACGAGGTGGCCAGGAAAATCGTGGAGCGGGCAGAAGATTTCGGCATCCCCCGTGAAGACGTGGTTGTCGACCCGCTGATCATGCCGGTTGGCGCGATCAATCTTGCCGGCCGCTCGGCGCTTGATCTCATCCGCCGTCTCAGGGAAGAGCTCAAGGTCAACACAACCTGCGGGGCGTCGAACATTTCCTTTGGCCTGCCGAACCGTCATGGCATGAATGCCGCCTTTCTCTCGATGGCGGTGGGTGCCGGCATGACCTCGGCGATCATGAACCCTCTTCATGCCGAAGAAATGTCGGCGATCATGGGGGCCGATGTCATGATGGGGGCTGACCCGGAATGCCGCCGCTGGATCAAGAAATATCGTGAACCGGTAGCCGAAGGTGCAGGTCGCGCCGGGCGGGAAACCCGCCGCCGTCGCCGCGCCTGA
- a CDS encoding inner membrane-spanning protein YciB yields the protein MTDTSSSTSKSRLLVEYGPLVLFFLVNAKFGIFYGTAALVAATVLALGYSWATTRRIPKILAFGCAAVVLFGALTLIFEDDTFIKIKPTVVSAAIAAVLLGGLLLGRNPLKAVMGEATGMSMNQKAWRTLTWIWIIMFSTMALANEWAWRNLSTDGWVNFKVFGLTGISLGFAVVMAVFLARHGGDAADDAGG from the coding sequence ATGACCGACACCTCATCCTCGACATCGAAATCACGCCTTCTCGTTGAATACGGCCCGCTGGTGCTGTTTTTCCTCGTCAACGCGAAATTCGGGATTTTTTACGGCACCGCCGCCCTTGTTGCCGCGACCGTGCTGGCGCTGGGCTATTCCTGGGCGACAACCCGGCGGATCCCGAAGATTCTGGCCTTCGGCTGCGCGGCGGTGGTGTTGTTCGGGGCGCTGACGCTGATTTTCGAAGATGATACCTTTATCAAGATCAAACCCACCGTGGTCAGCGCTGCTATTGCCGCTGTTCTGCTTGGCGGGCTGCTTCTTGGCCGCAACCCCCTCAAGGCCGTGATGGGGGAGGCGACCGGCATGTCGATGAACCAGAAGGCCTGGAGGACGCTGACCTGGATCTGGATCATCATGTTCAGCACCATGGCGCTGGCCAATGAATGGGCCTGGCGCAATCTTTCCACCGATGGCTGGGTGAATTTCAAGGTCTTCGGCCTGACAGGTATCTCCCTTGGCTTTGCCGTGGTCATGGCGGTTTTTCTTGCCCGTCACGGAGGTGATGCGGCGGATGATGCGGGCGGATAA
- a CDS encoding ASKHA domain-containing protein produces the protein MASDNEKIQEPKGEIRIVFTPSGRQGKVAAGTTVLQAARTLGVDIDSVCGGRAMCGRCQVVVGEGDFAKHGIRSSSASVTPRSKVEDRYAEKRGLHHGRRLSCQAILAADVVIDVPAESQVHDQVIRKAADDRVIEVDAPTRLCFIEVREPDMHEPSGDLRRVIEALRDQWPDRVTDEDITADLHVLKGLQVALRKGKWQVTVALRGGSRIIGVWPGLKEQIVGAAIDIGSTTMSAHLCDMNSGLVLASSGAMNPQIRFGEDLMSRVSYGFLNQGGAEEMTDAVRKGLQGLLEGAARQADVPVEDIVEVVLVGNPVMHHLVLGIDPIELGGAPFALAMDESCELLARELDLEIHPGGRVYVLPCIAGHVGADAAAVALAESPDESQAMTLLVDVGTNAEIICGNSDRLLAASSPTGPAFEGAQISSGQRAAPGAIERIRVNPETLEPRFRVIGVDAWSDEEGFDEAVAATGITGICGSGIIEVLAEMYLAEIITEDGVINGDKAAISPRIEADGRTFRYRVSDTVLITQNDVRAIQLAKAALYAGFRLLMDKIGIDQVDKVVLAGAFGTHIEPKYAMVLGMIPDCLFDNVRSAGNAAGTGARICLLNKGARHRVGEMVRKIEKIETAIEPSFQNHFVKAMAIPHKTDPYPRLSEAVQLPERTLGMGEPSLENPSNARRRGRRRRD, from the coding sequence ATGGCCAGCGATAACGAAAAAATCCAGGAGCCGAAAGGGGAAATCCGGATTGTCTTCACGCCGTCGGGACGTCAGGGCAAGGTTGCGGCCGGAACAACGGTATTGCAGGCCGCCCGGACCCTTGGGGTGGATATCGACAGTGTCTGCGGCGGCAGGGCCATGTGTGGCCGATGCCAGGTGGTTGTCGGCGAAGGTGATTTCGCCAAACACGGGATCAGGTCATCTTCCGCCTCGGTGACCCCGCGCTCGAAAGTGGAGGATCGCTACGCTGAAAAACGCGGCCTTCACCATGGACGCCGGCTGTCCTGCCAGGCCATTCTCGCCGCTGATGTGGTGATTGATGTCCCGGCCGAAAGCCAGGTCCATGACCAGGTGATCCGGAAAGCTGCCGATGACAGGGTGATCGAGGTTGACGCGCCAACCCGGCTCTGTTTCATCGAGGTACGAGAGCCGGATATGCATGAGCCTTCGGGGGATCTGCGCCGGGTCATCGAAGCACTCCGCGATCAATGGCCTGATCGCGTCACCGATGAAGACATCACCGCTGATCTGCATGTGCTGAAAGGTCTGCAGGTCGCGCTCCGCAAGGGGAAATGGCAGGTTACCGTGGCTTTGCGCGGGGGCAGCCGGATCATCGGCGTCTGGCCGGGGCTCAAGGAGCAGATTGTCGGTGCGGCCATCGATATCGGCTCCACCACCATGTCGGCGCATCTCTGCGATATGAATTCCGGGCTTGTGCTGGCGTCTTCGGGCGCGATGAACCCGCAGATACGCTTTGGTGAAGATCTGATGAGCCGGGTCTCTTATGGGTTTCTCAATCAGGGCGGGGCGGAAGAGATGACCGATGCCGTCCGCAAGGGCCTGCAGGGGCTGCTGGAAGGCGCGGCGCGCCAGGCGGATGTTCCGGTTGAAGATATTGTTGAAGTGGTGCTGGTGGGCAATCCGGTCATGCATCATCTGGTGCTGGGGATTGATCCGATCGAACTTGGGGGCGCGCCTTTTGCGCTTGCCATGGATGAAAGCTGCGAGCTGCTGGCGCGGGAACTCGACCTTGAGATTCATCCCGGCGGGCGTGTCTATGTTCTGCCATGTATCGCAGGTCACGTCGGCGCCGATGCTGCTGCTGTCGCGCTTGCCGAAAGCCCGGATGAGTCCCAGGCCATGACCCTTCTGGTGGATGTCGGCACGAATGCGGAGATTATCTGCGGCAATTCAGATCGTCTGCTGGCGGCGTCTTCGCCCACCGGACCTGCCTTTGAAGGCGCGCAGATTTCAAGCGGTCAGCGCGCGGCCCCGGGGGCGATCGAGCGGATCAGGGTAAATCCCGAAACGCTTGAGCCCCGGTTCCGGGTCATCGGCGTCGACGCCTGGTCGGATGAGGAAGGTTTTGATGAAGCCGTGGCCGCAACCGGCATTACCGGCATCTGCGGTTCAGGCATTATCGAGGTCCTGGCGGAGATGTATCTGGCCGAAATCATCACCGAAGACGGGGTGATCAATGGCGATAAGGCCGCGATCTCACCCCGGATCGAGGCGGATGGACGGACCTTCCGCTACCGTGTTTCGGATACGGTTCTCATCACCCAGAATGATGTCCGGGCCATTCAGCTGGCCAAGGCCGCGCTCTATGCCGGGTTTCGCCTGCTGATGGATAAAATCGGGATTGACCAGGTGGACAAGGTTGTCCTTGCCGGGGCGTTCGGCACCCATATCGAGCCGAAATACGCCATGGTCCTTGGCATGATTCCCGATTGTCTTTTTGATAATGTGCGTTCGGCTGGCAATGCCGCCGGCACGGGTGCGCGGATCTGCCTGCTCAACAAGGGTGCCCGCCACCGTGTTGGGGAGATGGTGCGCAAGATCGAGAAGATCGAAACCGCCATCGAGCCGTCGTTCCAGAATCATTTCGTGAAAGCCATGGCAATCCCCCACAAGACCGATCCTTACCCGAGGCTGAGCGAGGCGGTTCAACTGCCGGAACGGACGCTTGGCATGGGTGAGCCCAGCCTTGAAAACCCCTCGAATGCGCGTCGTCGCGGCCGC
- a CDS encoding metFprotein yields the protein MTALNDAIIRAGQHWSIEVTPPGAGKIESFADVLAENTTVNVTFLPGTDPKDTVDVAVRLREEGMNPVPHIAARSLRSRDQLGDLVKDMVGRAKVDEVLVIGGGVDNPVGEFSDSMQVLATGILQENGIRRIGVSGHPEGSPDISPSELADALAWKNDFARKEGLDLYIETQFCFEAAPVIAWENSIRAAGNSLPIRIGIPGPATIKTLLRFAQISGIGPSMRMITKQARNVTKLLTVQSPHLLIAGLAEAMASDEASCIQHFHYYPFGGFARTARWADAVATGNFDLLPKGGFQVNEE from the coding sequence ATGACCGCACTGAACGATGCTATCATCCGGGCCGGCCAGCACTGGTCGATTGAAGTCACCCCTCCCGGCGCCGGCAAGATTGAGAGTTTTGCCGATGTTCTGGCTGAAAATACGACGGTGAATGTCACCTTCCTGCCCGGCACCGACCCGAAGGATACCGTGGATGTTGCGGTGCGCCTGCGTGAAGAAGGGATGAATCCCGTCCCTCATATCGCGGCCCGGTCGCTCAGATCACGTGACCAGCTCGGCGATCTTGTCAAGGATATGGTGGGCCGCGCCAAGGTAGATGAGGTTCTCGTCATCGGCGGCGGTGTTGACAATCCCGTGGGTGAATTTTCGGACAGTATGCAGGTGCTGGCAACAGGTATCCTGCAAGAAAACGGCATCCGCCGGATCGGTGTATCCGGCCATCCCGAAGGCAGCCCGGATATCTCCCCTTCCGAACTTGCCGATGCGCTGGCCTGGAAAAACGATTTTGCCCGCAAAGAAGGGCTGGATCTTTATATCGAAACACAGTTCTGCTTCGAAGCAGCGCCGGTCATCGCCTGGGAGAATTCCATCCGTGCGGCCGGGAATTCGCTGCCGATCCGTATCGGTATTCCGGGGCCGGCAACCATCAAGACACTGCTTCGTTTTGCCCAGATTTCCGGTATTGGTCCATCCATGCGGATGATCACCAAACAGGCACGGAATGTCACCAAACTCCTGACCGTGCAGTCGCCGCATCTGCTCATTGCCGGTCTTGCCGAGGCCATGGCATCGGATGAGGCAAGCTGCATCCAGCATTTCCATTACTATCCCTTTGGCGGTTTTGCCCGGACGGCCCGCTGGGCGGATGCGGTTGCCACCGGTAATTTTGACCTGCTGCCCAAGGGCGGTTTCCAGGTCAACGAAGAATAG
- a CDS encoding DUF1491 family protein: protein MMPPPQLNSDMAVKAALALANRLLVTAVLVRRGNAEAGSILVRLDYPDGTARIEQRQLDLDGSYQWQDVTGTEPLAPEEAEARLDREQRYDPDLWVIAVDAVNGSNPFRDI from the coding sequence ATGATGCCGCCGCCGCAGCTCAATTCCGATATGGCCGTCAAGGCGGCGCTGGCGCTTGCCAACCGGCTCTTGGTCACCGCGGTTCTGGTGCGAAGGGGCAATGCCGAGGCCGGGTCAATTCTGGTGCGGCTGGATTACCCCGACGGCACGGCACGGATCGAACAGCGCCAGCTTGATCTCGACGGCTCCTATCAATGGCAGGATGTGACCGGCACCGAACCGCTTGCCCCGGAAGAGGCCGAAGCCAGGCTTGATCGCGAACAGCGCTATGATCCCGATCTCTGGGTGATTGCCGTTGATGCGGTCAATGGAAGCAACCCGTTTCGCGATATCTGA